The following proteins are co-located in the Shouchella hunanensis genome:
- a CDS encoding PTS lactose/cellobiose transporter subunit IIA, with product MTKTLEEISFTLILHAGNARSFAMEAIQAAKAGEFEQAAGKLKEAEDAFVTAHHGQTELLQQEAQGNGVTPSILLIHAQDHLMTSMTVKEMAVEMVELYQRLPKGV from the coding sequence ATGACAAAAACACTTGAAGAAATTTCGTTCACACTCATTCTGCATGCGGGAAATGCTCGCTCTTTTGCGATGGAAGCCATCCAAGCAGCAAAAGCTGGAGAATTTGAGCAAGCGGCAGGTAAATTAAAAGAAGCAGAGGATGCATTTGTGACGGCTCACCATGGACAAACGGAACTGTTGCAACAAGAAGCGCAAGGGAACGGGGTTACCCCTTCCATTTTATTAATTCATGCACAAGATCACTTAATGACGTCGATGACAGTAAAAGAAATGGCCGTTGAAATGGTTGAACTCTATCAACGCTTACCAAAGGGAGTGTAA
- a CDS encoding PTS sugar transporter subunit IIB yields the protein MNILLVCSAGMSTSMLVTKMREAAEMKGVTCDIDAVSASQLNDHLEKVDVLLIGPQVRYMQAQITKQAEPYNVKVDLINQMDYGMMKGENVLNQAIQLAEGK from the coding sequence ATGAATATTCTACTCGTATGTTCAGCTGGAATGTCTACTAGCATGCTCGTAACTAAAATGAGAGAAGCTGCTGAAATGAAAGGCGTAACGTGTGACATCGATGCCGTATCCGCTTCACAATTAAACGACCATTTAGAAAAAGTGGATGTCCTGTTAATCGGTCCACAAGTACGTTACATGCAAGCGCAAATTACGAAACAAGCGGAACCATACAACGTCAAAGTCGATCTGATTAATCAAATGGACTATGGGATGATGAAAGGTGAAAACGTATTGAATCAGGCGATACAGCTCGCTGAAGGAAAATAA
- a CDS encoding GNAT family N-acetyltransferase, which yields MDYTVIHESPHPKAYNELRLEAGMSGKSLEAAEIGLRNSLYAVTLYDDEVLIGMGRIIGDGGAFFQIVDIAVKPTYQGNGLGRVIMEHLTNYLDQNTLPGSYVSLIADGEAEHLYKKFAFQYTAPRSKGMYRTY from the coding sequence TTGGACTATACAGTTATTCATGAATCCCCGCATCCAAAAGCCTATAATGAGTTACGATTGGAAGCGGGAATGAGTGGGAAATCGCTAGAGGCAGCTGAAATCGGTCTCCGTAATTCCTTATATGCAGTGACGTTGTACGATGACGAAGTGCTAATCGGTATGGGCAGAATCATTGGAGATGGAGGCGCTTTTTTTCAAATTGTTGATATTGCGGTGAAGCCTACCTATCAAGGAAATGGATTAGGGAGAGTTATTATGGAGCACCTTACCAATTACCTTGACCAGAACACACTACCAGGTTCTTACGTTAGCTTAATTGCAGATGGAGAAGCAGAGCATTTATACAAGAAATTCGCGTTTCAGTATACAGCTCCACGATCAAAAGGAATGTACCGTACGTATTAA
- a CDS encoding ABC transporter ATP-binding protein, translated as MTVLLEMENISKSFKRKNVLKNVTLNVPAGSIVGFVGDNGAGKSTTFKTILGLIKKDEGTVRLFGEEIYGQQSTLREQVGVVFDAINLPAELTIKQLNKVFVKMYSSWDQEAFDRLLQTFHLPVDKKVKEFSRGMSMKLSVAVALSHNAKLLLLDEATGGLDPSSRKELLDELSRFVEVNKGGILLSSHIMSDIEKIADHLVFIKDGEIILTEKREVIQNQYAIVEINEEELSKLEPEHVVTSYKDNNALVVLVSDKRELPENIAVNELTLEDLSVFLARGEKK; from the coding sequence ATGACTGTACTTCTTGAGATGGAAAATATCAGTAAATCGTTTAAGCGAAAAAACGTCCTTAAAAATGTTACGTTGAATGTTCCGGCTGGTTCCATTGTTGGATTTGTAGGCGATAACGGAGCAGGAAAATCGACTACATTTAAAACCATTTTAGGATTAATAAAGAAAGATGAAGGAACAGTTCGATTATTTGGAGAGGAAATATATGGCCAGCAATCAACTTTAAGAGAACAAGTGGGCGTTGTCTTCGATGCCATTAATCTACCTGCTGAACTTACGATTAAGCAGTTAAATAAAGTGTTTGTGAAAATGTACAGCAGTTGGGATCAAGAGGCATTTGACAGGCTATTACAAACGTTCCATTTGCCGGTAGATAAAAAGGTAAAAGAATTTTCACGAGGGATGTCGATGAAGCTATCCGTTGCTGTAGCCCTTTCCCATAACGCTAAATTGCTTTTACTTGATGAGGCGACGGGAGGACTTGACCCATCCTCAAGAAAAGAATTATTAGATGAACTCAGTCGTTTTGTTGAGGTAAATAAAGGGGGAATCCTTTTATCCTCTCATATCATGAGTGACATTGAGAAGATTGCTGATCACCTTGTCTTTATCAAAGATGGAGAAATCATCTTAACGGAAAAGAGAGAAGTCATTCAAAATCAATACGCAATTGTTGAAATCAATGAAGAAGAACTATCGAAATTAGAGCCAGAGCATGTTGTGACATCCTATAAAGATAACAATGCACTTGTCGTTTTGGTTTCTGATAAAAGAGAGCTACCAGAAAACATAGCTGTTAATGAGCTGACATTAGAAGATTTAAGCGTTTTCTTAGCGAGAGGTGAAAAGAAATGA
- a CDS encoding ABC-2 transporter permease: MNALLLTSYYLVYRSLFMYIGISIFVAALVLGFGQESMHPFIVLLTLLLVSIPAMEVIKHESKSGYDKFVLTMPINRAHIVFGHYLFYLAVLAIGIVITTVTFLVYFFAVEESYVQLLVQIAPSIMLVLLIGALIFPLLYLLGPEKSDGVLIVAAGAAILVSFLMERVVSNLVFERFALNEAETSSMIVYSLTFVLIGFTIYILSFLIALSVYKRKEF, from the coding sequence ATGAATGCTTTACTACTGACGAGTTATTACTTAGTTTATCGAAGTTTATTTATGTATATCGGCATATCCATTTTTGTGGCCGCATTGGTTTTAGGATTTGGTCAAGAATCCATGCACCCTTTTATTGTGTTGCTTACGCTATTATTAGTCTCCATCCCTGCAATGGAAGTAATTAAGCATGAGTCAAAGTCTGGCTACGATAAATTTGTGTTAACCATGCCAATCAATCGAGCTCATATCGTGTTTGGGCATTATCTTTTTTACTTAGCCGTACTGGCAATTGGAATTGTCATAACAACAGTAACCTTTTTAGTGTATTTTTTCGCAGTTGAAGAGTCTTACGTTCAACTACTCGTGCAAATAGCACCTTCTATTATGCTTGTGTTGTTAATCGGTGCACTTATTTTTCCTCTGCTTTATTTATTAGGGCCGGAGAAATCAGATGGTGTCTTAATTGTGGCGGCAGGGGCAGCTATCTTGGTTAGCTTTTTGATGGAACGAGTGGTTTCCAATCTTGTATTTGAACGATTTGCTTTGAATGAGGCAGAGACGTCATCAATGATTGTTTATTCACTGACTTTTGTGCTAATCGGTTTCACCATTTATATCCTTTCTTTCCTTATTGCTTTAAGTGTTTACAAGCGAAAAGAATTTTAA
- the lanKC gene encoding class III lanthionine synthetase LanKC, whose amino-acid sequence MKKLEGNFLYHQYLKVDSEHYGKIRKGEGGDLKVEGDIKSMYSVHSDEESVWTHYQVEGVHLPIQGWKIHITSSKNDAQKVLNKIARVCMERNLVFKHLKDRQSFMKMNSKNANRASSGKFITVYPLNEEQFVELLDVFADATKDYEKGPYILNDKRWKDSNVFYRYGGFKTILNEDGEHCIYDDTGQLIPDQRNPFYQVPPFMEPYDAYLDSLNVKDDLLLNEETTKLNDYNIETSLSYSNAGGVYLATKKATDEKVIIKEARPVAGLDGIGRDALERQKIELDALTTLNQVPGVVNVLDHFQAWEHYFIVEEYIEGSDLRSWLVRNYPFAGSVDLNVYGEEIVSIMTNLYHIIDDMHQKGIAMGDIQPANVILTSSGEVKLIDFETAVSVYSTEKPGMATTGFVSQEIKVAGARDWFGYLKLLRYISLPILTSDTLEKYLAPIQLNWIKNQYPSHVYKQFIDLFEKANNQIRYYQNDIQFKWHLEVDEQTEDLQLIVKKLVKGLGQHVTDDERFINGDIRQYELKDAKFNILNGGSGAALTLNREGHCVEKIDKWMNTYLLDQLPDVQNVGLFSGLAGISTLLYERGHTETVQQVIRKINQTDERNDLTLRSGLSGVGLFYISLYLETNKTEYLDYTENVAEKIAFARKTQKSLKTNDWSAVPIGLIDGVSGISLFYAALYSVTSNEDYLCEAIELIKEDLAKTQKDEESGILQTLDENNRLLPYLSGGSIGIGIAIWFLNHVSDQQLFKEEFDSILNLSKIRCTISGGLFDGAGGFLLLPSLVEDRQAQLDYTKDVIELAHLFLIEKEDTYIYPGNFSYRLSDDVFSGSSGIILAFQSIMKENPLYWLPLINVENFVASTRGSRLKEVH is encoded by the coding sequence ATGAAAAAGTTGGAGGGTAATTTTCTCTATCACCAGTATTTAAAAGTAGATTCGGAACATTATGGAAAAATACGTAAAGGGGAAGGAGGAGATTTAAAAGTTGAGGGAGACATTAAGAGCATGTACTCTGTTCATAGCGATGAGGAATCCGTTTGGACACATTATCAGGTAGAAGGCGTTCATTTACCAATACAAGGATGGAAAATCCACATTACTTCTTCTAAAAATGATGCGCAGAAAGTACTTAATAAAATAGCAAGGGTTTGTATGGAACGCAACCTTGTCTTTAAGCACTTAAAAGATCGACAGAGCTTTATGAAAATGAATTCAAAAAATGCGAACCGTGCCTCATCAGGGAAATTTATAACAGTTTATCCACTCAATGAGGAGCAATTTGTAGAGTTGTTAGATGTATTTGCTGACGCGACAAAGGATTATGAGAAAGGTCCATATATATTGAATGATAAGCGTTGGAAGGATAGTAATGTTTTTTATCGATATGGAGGATTTAAAACGATATTAAATGAAGATGGGGAGCATTGTATTTATGATGATACCGGGCAATTAATCCCGGATCAACGCAACCCATTCTATCAAGTACCACCATTTATGGAACCGTATGATGCTTACTTAGATTCATTAAACGTAAAAGATGATCTACTTTTAAACGAAGAGACGACTAAACTTAACGATTATAACATTGAAACATCTTTAAGCTACAGTAACGCTGGGGGAGTGTATTTAGCTACAAAAAAGGCAACTGACGAAAAAGTGATTATCAAAGAAGCGAGACCGGTAGCTGGTTTAGATGGAATAGGCAGAGATGCGTTAGAAAGGCAGAAGATCGAACTAGATGCACTAACGACATTAAATCAGGTGCCTGGAGTCGTGAACGTCCTAGATCACTTCCAAGCATGGGAACACTATTTTATTGTGGAAGAATACATTGAGGGCTCTGATTTAAGGTCGTGGCTCGTACGAAACTATCCTTTTGCAGGTAGTGTAGATTTGAACGTGTATGGTGAAGAGATTGTATCAATCATGACGAACCTTTATCACATTATTGATGATATGCACCAAAAAGGCATAGCAATGGGCGATATTCAACCAGCAAATGTGATTCTGACTTCAAGTGGAGAGGTGAAATTGATCGATTTTGAAACGGCGGTTTCCGTCTACTCCACGGAAAAGCCAGGGATGGCGACGACTGGTTTTGTTTCACAAGAAATAAAAGTTGCAGGAGCAAGAGATTGGTTTGGTTATCTAAAATTATTACGGTATATTTCTCTGCCGATCCTAACATCGGATACATTAGAAAAGTATCTTGCCCCTATTCAGTTGAATTGGATTAAGAATCAGTATCCAAGTCACGTTTATAAGCAATTTATTGATCTATTTGAAAAAGCAAACAATCAAATTCGCTACTATCAGAACGATATCCAGTTTAAGTGGCATTTAGAAGTGGACGAGCAGACAGAGGATCTGCAACTAATTGTGAAAAAACTAGTAAAAGGATTAGGTCAACATGTAACGGATGATGAAAGGTTCATCAATGGAGATATTCGTCAGTACGAGTTAAAGGATGCGAAATTTAACATACTAAATGGTGGGAGTGGAGCAGCGCTAACCCTTAATCGTGAAGGCCATTGTGTAGAAAAGATAGATAAGTGGATGAACACTTATTTATTGGATCAACTTCCAGATGTTCAAAACGTCGGTTTATTTTCAGGACTAGCTGGTATAAGTACGTTGCTTTATGAAAGAGGACATACGGAAACGGTTCAGCAAGTAATACGTAAAATAAATCAAACAGACGAAAGAAATGACCTGACATTACGCTCTGGCCTTTCTGGTGTCGGCTTGTTTTATATAAGTCTGTATCTAGAAACAAATAAAACCGAATATTTGGATTATACTGAAAATGTAGCGGAGAAGATCGCCTTTGCAAGAAAAACGCAAAAATCATTGAAAACAAACGACTGGTCTGCGGTGCCAATAGGGTTAATCGACGGCGTATCTGGCATTTCCTTGTTCTACGCTGCGCTCTATTCCGTTACGTCCAATGAAGATTATTTGTGTGAAGCAATTGAGTTAATAAAAGAAGATCTAGCGAAAACTCAAAAAGACGAAGAATCGGGAATCCTGCAAACACTAGATGAGAACAATCGATTATTGCCTTACTTGTCGGGAGGTTCAATCGGGATTGGCATTGCTATTTGGTTTTTAAATCACGTTAGCGATCAACAGCTGTTTAAAGAAGAGTTTGACTCCATTTTGAATCTCTCAAAGATCAGATGTACCATTAGTGGCGGGCTCTTCGATGGTGCAGGTGGATTTCTATTGTTACCATCCTTAGTAGAAGACAGACAAGCTCAATTGGACTATACGAAAGATGTCATTGAGTTGGCTCATTTGTTTTTAATTGAAAAAGAAGATACCTATATTTATCCAGGTAACTTTTCCTATCGATTATCGGATGATGTCTTCTCAGGTAGTTCAGGGATCATTCTAGCCTTTCAATCGATTATGAAAGAAAACCCATTGTATTGGCTGCCTCTCATAAACGTTGAAAACTTTGTAGCAAGCACGAGAGGGTCAAGACTTAAAGAAGTTCATTAA
- a CDS encoding class III lanthipeptide: protein MNQVLELQKLAHDADGQGQWSVEKSPATVTITTTAVGWSTASNDC, encoded by the coding sequence ATGAACCAAGTATTAGAATTACAAAAACTAGCACATGATGCAGATGGTCAAGGACAGTGGAGTGTTGAAAAATCACCAGCAACCGTGACCATCACAACAACGGCAGTAGGCTGGTCAACGGCAAGCAACGATTGTTAA
- a CDS encoding class III lanthipeptide, whose amino-acid sequence MNQVLELQKLGHDSDGQAQWSVEKSPATITTTRTVIGWSTASNSC is encoded by the coding sequence ATGAATCAAGTATTAGAATTACAAAAATTAGGACATGATTCAGATGGTCAAGCACAATGGAGTGTTGAAAAATCACCAGCAACCATTACAACAACAAGAACGGTCATAGGTTGGTCAACAGCAAGTAATAGTTGCTAA
- a CDS encoding class III lanthipeptide translates to MNQVLELQKLAHEVDGQGQWSVEKSPATITTTTTAVGWSTASNGC, encoded by the coding sequence ATGAATCAAGTATTAGAATTACAGAAATTAGCACATGAAGTAGACGGTCAAGGACAATGGAGTGTTGAAAAATCACCAGCAACCATTACAACTACGACAACGGCAGTAGGTTGGTCAACAGCAAGCAACGGCTGTTAA
- a CDS encoding class III lanthipeptide — MNQVLELQKLAHDSDGQGQWSVEKSPATVTITTTAVGWSTASNDC, encoded by the coding sequence ATGAATCAAGTCTTGGAATTACAAAAATTAGCGCATGATTCAGACGGTCAAGGGCAATGGAGTGTTGAAAAATCGCCAGCAACCGTGACCATTACGACAACGGCAGTAGGTTGGTCAACAGCAAGTAACGATTGCTAA
- a CDS encoding class III lanthipeptide — translation MNQVLELQKLATHSNDHGQWSVEKSPATVTITTTAVGWSTASNDC, via the coding sequence ATGAATCAAGTATTAGAATTACAAAAGCTGGCAACTCATTCAAACGACCACGGGCAATGGAGCGTTGAAAAATCGCCAGCTACAGTGACCATAACAACAACCGCAGTAGGCTGGTCAACAGCAAGCAACGATTGTTAA
- a CDS encoding class I SAM-dependent methyltransferase, which yields MDKLLEVVKSPEVFEEGSQDIWLDPDRADFVLQSHLDETMDGASKDAHFIQQSIDLICELAPLTNHQSILDLGCGPGLYAEKLAERGYKVTGIDFAENSIEYAKKEAEKKNLPIDYHCGDFLTINYEEEFDSTLLIYQIFGILKPDERKKVLSNMYRALKPGGFVLLDVLSDKSFADFEESREWSLSSKNSMLSRKKHLGLISTEKYPNNVSLQKTVLVFEDGEIVNYHYWNQYFSVEDLRQEIEEAGFTLEQVYADVNGETYKADGEFIAAVLRK from the coding sequence ATGGACAAGTTATTAGAAGTTGTAAAGAGTCCTGAAGTGTTTGAAGAAGGGTCGCAAGATATTTGGCTTGATCCGGATCGTGCTGATTTTGTCTTACAGTCACATCTGGATGAAACAATGGACGGTGCAAGTAAAGATGCTCATTTTATTCAGCAGTCCATTGACCTTATATGTGAGTTAGCTCCGTTAACGAACCACCAATCCATTCTCGATCTTGGCTGTGGACCGGGACTGTACGCAGAAAAGTTAGCTGAGAGAGGATATAAGGTGACGGGCATAGATTTTGCTGAGAATTCAATTGAGTATGCGAAAAAAGAAGCGGAGAAAAAGAATCTCCCCATTGACTATCACTGTGGAGATTTCTTAACGATTAACTATGAAGAAGAATTTGATTCAACCCTATTGATTTATCAAATCTTCGGTATTTTGAAGCCTGATGAAAGAAAAAAGGTACTATCGAACATGTATAGAGCTCTTAAACCTGGAGGATTCGTGCTGCTAGACGTATTGTCAGATAAAAGTTTTGCAGATTTCGAAGAATCGAGAGAATGGAGTCTCTCAAGTAAAAATAGTATGCTATCAAGAAAAAAGCATTTAGGGTTAATATCTACTGAGAAATATCCTAATAATGTCTCACTTCAAAAAACCGTATTAGTGTTTGAAGACGGGGAAATCGTTAACTATCATTATTGGAATCAATACTTTAGTGTTGAAGACTTAAGACAAGAGATTGAAGAAGCTGGATTCACACTTGAACAAGTGTATGCAGACGTGAACGGTGAAACGTACAAAGCAGATGGTGAATTTATAGCGGCTGTTTTACGGAAATAA
- a CDS encoding ABC transporter ATP-binding protein — METLSYKQFVGIFTTYRPSRMLLTIAFTLSLVQTGLSLVIPLIAMDLVNLLIEESFNGLLLAGLVLLFVTQVVLSGLSLYLMIYIGEKVILRLRDDLWNRVVRLPLTFYDKNNSGEIMSRITNDTNVMKNFFIDHLVPFFTGLVSIVGSFIILFVLNWSMALLFLVIFPLAFFVIKPLGKRMYNVSRNLQQETASFQGDLSRVLGDVRLVKFSVAEKQEAAEGAKRATNLYRHGLSTGKILAVVAPLMTTTILLVLVMIIGYGGYQVATGSLSAGALVAVVFYIFQIINPLSMMAQFFTQAQKAMGATERVYLLLKEKHEGTVASVKESVRKNQHAFKGIRFSNVGFSYDQERKILRKISFTAEEDHVTAIVGPSGTGKTTVFSLLERFYLIDEGDIFYNSDSIYSYTLEEWRRKIAYVSQESPIMSGSIRKNITYGLKQPKSDHAIYEAINKANLMSDIMALPKGLDTEVGERGIRLSGGQRQRIAIARAILRDADILLLDEATAHLDGQSEALVQDALNELMRNRTTLIIAHRISTVQNANNIVVMENGEVTDQGIHEDLYKKNTLYHHLVNRQMVSNNHGA; from the coding sequence ATGGAAACGTTATCGTATAAACAGTTTGTTGGAATTTTTACTACCTATAGGCCGTCTCGAATGCTCCTAACAATTGCTTTTACACTTTCCTTGGTACAAACAGGGCTGTCGTTAGTCATTCCCTTAATTGCTATGGATCTTGTGAACTTACTTATCGAAGAATCGTTTAATGGGCTCCTACTTGCGGGGTTAGTACTTTTATTCGTTACTCAAGTTGTTTTATCTGGTCTATCCTTGTACTTAATGATTTATATCGGAGAAAAAGTGATTTTACGTCTTCGAGACGATTTGTGGAATCGAGTTGTACGATTGCCGCTTACGTTTTACGACAAAAACAATTCCGGCGAAATTATGAGCCGCATTACGAACGATACGAATGTGATGAAGAACTTTTTTATTGATCATTTAGTTCCTTTCTTTACAGGACTGGTTTCGATAGTCGGCTCTTTTATCATCCTCTTTGTTCTAAACTGGTCTATGGCACTGCTTTTTTTAGTCATTTTTCCATTAGCGTTCTTTGTGATAAAGCCTCTTGGAAAACGAATGTACAACGTTTCAAGAAACCTACAACAGGAGACGGCTTCTTTTCAAGGCGACTTAAGTAGAGTACTAGGAGACGTTCGATTAGTGAAATTTTCTGTTGCTGAAAAGCAAGAGGCAGCTGAAGGTGCTAAGCGCGCTACCAACCTTTATCGTCACGGATTATCTACTGGAAAAATACTAGCTGTTGTTGCTCCATTAATGACAACAACGATTCTACTTGTACTCGTTATGATTATTGGATATGGAGGCTATCAAGTAGCCACAGGGAGTCTGTCAGCAGGTGCGTTGGTCGCGGTCGTCTTTTACATCTTCCAAATTATCAACCCTCTTTCAATGATGGCACAATTTTTTACGCAAGCACAGAAAGCGATGGGTGCGACTGAGCGGGTTTATTTACTATTGAAAGAAAAACATGAAGGCACCGTTGCTTCAGTGAAAGAGTCTGTTAGAAAGAACCAACATGCTTTTAAAGGCATTCGCTTTTCAAATGTAGGGTTTTCGTACGACCAAGAGAGAAAGATTTTAAGAAAAATTAGCTTTACAGCAGAAGAAGATCATGTAACGGCTATAGTAGGACCTAGTGGGACTGGTAAGACCACAGTGTTTTCTCTGCTAGAACGCTTCTATTTAATTGATGAGGGTGACATTTTCTATAATAGTGATTCCATCTATTCCTATACATTAGAAGAGTGGAGAAGGAAAATAGCTTACGTTAGTCAAGAGTCACCGATTATGAGCGGGAGTATAAGAAAGAATATAACCTATGGGTTAAAGCAACCAAAAAGCGACCATGCCATTTACGAAGCCATAAACAAAGCGAACTTAATGAGTGATATCATGGCGCTACCAAAAGGATTGGACACGGAAGTAGGCGAACGAGGCATTCGCTTATCCGGTGGACAGAGACAAAGGATCGCCATTGCAAGAGCCATCTTAAGAGACGCGGATATCCTATTGCTCGATGAAGCAACAGCGCACTTAGATGGACAATCGGAAGCGCTAGTTCAAGACGCGTTAAACGAGTTAATGAGAAATCGAACAACGTTAATCATTGCGCACCGGATCTCAACTGTTCAAAACGCAAACAACATTGTAGTGATGGAAAATGGAGAAGTAACAGATCAAGGAATCCATGAGGATTTATACAAGAAAAATACGTTATATCATCATTTAGTAAATAGGCAAATGGTATCGAACAACCACGGCGCCTAA
- a CDS encoding FixH family protein: MRLLFTIISMTVFLSACSFTSNNPEAYTAFQPLQVRVELPDSISEGGKQTIYASVSQGEEEITDAELVRFEVWSNNHEQHEYVTATAEGNGIYAVEVDFTQEGLYFAKAFTQVGDLYAMPTKRFAVGKITPEEAEYLLNGSSQPFSNDHAHH; this comes from the coding sequence ATGCGACTACTTTTCACCATCATAAGCATGACTGTTTTCCTGTCTGCTTGTTCCTTTACCAGTAATAACCCTGAAGCGTACACAGCGTTTCAACCGCTTCAAGTACGTGTCGAATTACCAGATTCTATCTCAGAAGGAGGGAAACAAACGATTTATGCCTCCGTTTCTCAAGGAGAGGAAGAGATCACAGATGCCGAACTTGTTCGATTTGAAGTTTGGTCCAATAATCATGAACAACATGAGTATGTAACGGCTACTGCTGAAGGAAACGGAATTTATGCAGTGGAAGTCGATTTTACCCAGGAAGGACTCTATTTCGCCAAAGCCTTCACGCAGGTTGGTGACTTATATGCGATGCCGACAAAGCGTTTTGCTGTCGGCAAGATCACACCTGAAGAAGCGGAGTATTTACTAAACGGCTCTTCACAACCATTTTCAAACGATCATGCGCACCATTAG
- a CDS encoding PepSY-associated TM helix domain-containing protein has translation MKTDPPRSLKRYGTVWRWHFYAGLIIAPILLLLAITGGIYLFKGTIEASIYSEYYDVRPNQDGVTYPPSELIANALTAHENIATVTSYSPSEEATRSVAIGASFDDGASGTVFMNPYTGESLGVLMDQNRVMERLIELHSELMLGTFGDRVVELTASWTIILIASGLYLWWPRRSKPNLYGVWLPRVRKGKRVLVRDLHAVPAAWLSIGLLFFVLTGMLWTGFWGNGVQHIATSTGHGYPPSIWVGDAPQSLTEDVAESAWAAQKLPVPLSGNEQGYEQVSIDDVVTTGLHRELHPSYTVYFPRSETGSFTLSAFPDQARDEATMYVDQYTGAVLADYRYDDYGLVGKWMATGITIHKGLEFGLLNQLFGLLICIGLVGIIVSGFFLWRRRKPQHHMGAPKANSIRHNRALLVILLLFAVVFPLVALSLLVVFLLDVFLIQKNKRLKAFFHA, from the coding sequence TTGAAAACAGATCCACCTCGATCGTTAAAGCGTTATGGTACGGTTTGGCGATGGCATTTTTACGCTGGTCTTATCATTGCACCCATTTTACTTCTTCTAGCGATTACAGGAGGCATCTACTTGTTTAAAGGGACGATTGAAGCTTCCATCTACAGCGAGTATTACGATGTGCGTCCTAACCAAGATGGTGTGACGTATCCGCCTAGTGAGTTGATCGCAAATGCGCTCACTGCTCACGAGAATATTGCAACGGTTACCTCTTATTCCCCTAGTGAAGAAGCCACTCGATCTGTTGCTATTGGCGCTTCATTTGACGACGGGGCATCCGGCACCGTCTTCATGAATCCATACACTGGGGAATCGTTAGGGGTGCTCATGGATCAAAATCGAGTGATGGAACGGTTAATAGAATTACATAGCGAGCTGATGCTCGGAACGTTTGGGGATCGAGTTGTTGAGCTCACAGCTTCGTGGACCATTATTTTGATCGCTAGTGGCCTTTATTTGTGGTGGCCAAGGCGCTCCAAACCCAACCTCTATGGGGTCTGGCTACCGCGGGTGCGAAAAGGTAAGCGTGTTCTTGTTCGCGATTTACACGCAGTGCCTGCTGCGTGGCTATCCATTGGCCTCTTGTTTTTCGTTTTAACAGGAATGTTGTGGACTGGTTTTTGGGGAAACGGGGTGCAGCATATAGCCACAAGTACAGGACATGGCTATCCCCCGTCTATTTGGGTAGGTGATGCTCCGCAATCCTTAACAGAGGATGTGGCAGAATCAGCCTGGGCTGCACAGAAATTACCTGTACCGCTTTCTGGAAATGAGCAAGGGTATGAACAGGTTTCGATTGATGACGTGGTCACAACAGGACTGCACCGGGAATTACACCCGAGCTACACCGTTTACTTTCCAAGAAGTGAAACAGGCTCCTTCACGCTTTCTGCCTTTCCTGACCAAGCAAGAGACGAAGCGACGATGTATGTGGATCAATATACAGGAGCTGTTCTCGCCGATTATCGGTATGACGACTATGGTCTAGTTGGAAAATGGATGGCAACGGGGATTACGATTCATAAAGGGCTTGAATTCGGACTTCTTAATCAGTTGTTCGGCTTACTCATTTGTATCGGCTTAGTTGGCATCATTGTATCAGGGTTTTTCTTATGGAGACGTCGGAAGCCTCAACATCATATGGGTGCTCCGAAAGCAAACTCCATTCGTCATAACCGGGCTTTGCTCGTCATTTTACTCTTATTTGCTGTTGTGTTTCCACTTGTTGCCCTTTCTCTTCTCGTTGTGTTCTTATTGGACGTTTTCCTTATTCAAAAAAACAAGCGTCTCAAAGCGTTTTTCCACGCATAG